Genomic window (Granulicella arctica):
ATTCGCTTTTCAAGAGGGCGGATGACACCCGATACGTCGGTGTTGAAACCATAGAGTTTGCCGTCGGGTGCGCGAAGAATCGTGTTGCAAGCGCCAATTTTGGTTGATAGCGGATCCGTCTTCTCAAGAAAGGCCATGACCTCTTGCTTGAACGGCATGGTGACACTGATGCCCTGAATCGGTATCTCGTGAATCAGCTTCAGGAGATCTGGCAGTTTGGTGGCTTGTAGCGCCAAGTAAACGGCATTGACCGTCTCCCGACGAAATGCGCTGTTCAGCATGATGGGCGAAAGGGAGCTCTTGACTGGATTCCCGGCAACGCCGTAGATCTTCGTCGCTGCATCGATCTGATCGATTCGATAATGGTCGATCAGGCTGCGGGCATCGATCTGACCGGGGCCAGTCTCATCGCCTGAACTGGCTGAGGCAAAGGTGAATGCGCCGCCCGCCCGCAGGCCAAGCACGCGGGAGATGATTCCCGCGTCCCCCATGCAGATTCCAACTACATTTGCACTATCGCTTACTCGTTCAAGGAAGCGGATCAGGGTGACGTTATCGATAAGGGATTTGGCCGTTGGAACGATTTTGACGAAATCCGGCTCAAATACCTGGATTCGCGCAAAGACGCGGTCGAGATCTTTCGTCGAGTTGAAGTCGTGATGACTGATAAGAAGAGCCGCTCCGGCTTCACGCTGCTTCTGCAGCTCAGCTTTCTTCAATGCTTCTGCTGATTCGATTTCCAGATCGACAAGGTGAAAACCTGCTTCGGAGGCTTTGATCAGAACGTCGAGTTCGCCATTCAAGGTTCCGTCGAACTTGCCTCCGTTCGCGCTCCGGCGACAGGTCGCAATCGCGATTACCGCTGTGTTCTCGATAAAGAATTGCTTGAGCAGGGGTAGAGCGAGTAGCGGCTTATTGAGATAATCGAGTCGAAACTCCAGGAATGGAGTTTCTTTGATGACCGCCGTCGCTTTTTCGACCATTTCGGCGGGAGTTGTCCCCGTGATGGCAACACAAACCTTACTGATGCGCGAGCGCAGAAACTTGGCAGTTGTCGTGGTCATGTACTCTCTAAGGACGCAATCGCCGGATCACATCGACCGGTGCGTCAGGATGCAATTCTAGCTCAGATCGTGGAGAGTGAACGTCATACTCGCAATTGCGTTTACTGCAACATTGGCTAGGACGACTTGAGTAGCGAAACGTCACACCCGACGTCCTGGATCGGGATGCTGGAGTAATTTCTGCTCCACCCGAGTAGATGCGAGTTGATGGCGAAACGAACCTAACTTAGTAGGTATCAGAAGGTTGGAGAGTCAGTGGATCTTGTGCAGGTCGAAGGCTGGAAGAGGTTTCCGTGGCTCCGGCACGGTTTCAGTACACGTCTGGGTGGCGTCTCCACGATTTACGGAGAGGGTTCGCTGAACCTTGGCTGGACGAATGAGGATGATCCTCTTGCCGTTGCGGAGAATCGACGGCGGCTGGTGCACGCTGTGGCGGCGGAGGATTCGGCAAGCCCCCTCATTACCCTGCGCCAGACACATTCAGCAGTCAGTCATGTCGTTCGAACTCATTCCGAACCATTCGTAACAGAGCAGGGCCGCGCCTTGCTGGATGGTGATGGTTTGATAACGAAGCTGCCAGGGGTCCTGCTTGGCATCCAAACGGCCGATTGCGTGCCGGTTATGGTCGTTGATGTAGAGAAGCGTGTCGTGGCCGTCTTCCACGCCGGTTGGAGGGGAACGGTTCGGAACATCGTCGGCGAAGGCGTGCTCCGCATGATCAGCGAATTCGGTTCCGACCCGGGAGGGCTGGTCGCTGCAGTTGGACCATCGATCGGCGCCTGCTGTTATAAGGTCGGCGAAGAGGTACAACGCTCATTCCGGACCCACTTTTCAGGGTCAGAGCGACTCTTCAACGATGGCTATTTAGACCTTTGGGAGGCTAATCGCCTTCAACTGATGCGTTCCGGCCTTGCCTCCAGCAATGTCACTGTAATTGCGGAATGCACAGGGTGCGCACAGACCAAGACCGGAGCCCGAAAGTACTTTTCGCACCGCATCGACAAGGGAATTACGGGAAGGATGATGAGTATTGTAGGAGTTGTCTAGCCCTAGGGCGTTGTAAGCCTTGGCTGCCTCCTGTTGTGTGTTGCCTGCTCATAAGCGTAGCCGTAGCCGAGCAGATCCCCATCGTGCCATCGAGTGGTTGAGAGTTCCATGCCGAAGGGAATTCCATTCGCATAGAAACCTCCGGGCAAAACGAGCGCGGGGACACCGATTTTGTTTGCCCAGCCAGTGGCACTATGGGGGCCACGGCTTTGTGGTTCACCCGGCTTTGGTGTTTCGTCGTTTGGCGGCATCTGCAGTGCAGGATAGACGAAGCCATCAAGGTGAAAGCGAGCGAGCGTGGCGTCGTACTCGGCGAGGGCCTTCTGTTGGGGGCCGAACAATGTGGTGTCTCTGTCAGGATCAGATTCCAAGGTTCGCTGAGGCGTCGCGTTGGTTCCCAGGCCAAGGAGCATGGGTGGAAACTTCGCTCCCGCTACCGCTTCATACTGCTCCGGCGTTTTGTAGCTTGAAGGTCCAAAGTCGTGCAGGTACGCCATGGTTCCCTCGGCACGATAGGGCCGCGTGTTGATTGCGCGGATCAGCTGTGAGAACTCGGGTGTGAGGATGTGTCCATCGAGCACTATAGTCGCGCCAGCAGAGCGCATCTGGTCCAGCGCTTTGAGGAATGCCTCCCGGGTTTCAGGTGCGAGTTGGACGGCTCCGCGATCGGGTGCTGCACCAGCCGCAGGTACAGGATTGAGGATGAATGCCGGAACCCCAAACCGCTTACCCTTGAGGGCTCCTCGCTTCAAATAGCTGGTATATGGAAGCTTCTGCGCGTTGGCTGCCCTGTCAGCTGTCCGGAAATCCAGGGGATCCCGCCGCAGGTCACCTGCCATCACGTCCAGTGCGATGGCTGCATCCGTGACGTCGCGGGCCAGGGGACTGGTATTGTCGAGCAGCCAGTCCAGAGGAGCGATTCCTGCGATGCTGACCAGGCCGCGTGTTGGCAACAGGCCAACCAGGGAGTCGGCAGACGAAGGAATGCGGATCGAATTGGCCGTATCGGTACCCTGACCGAAGACGGCGAGGTTAGAAGCTAAGGCCGTCGCCGTTCCGCCGGAAGAGCCACCAGGTGAGAATCGCACATCATAGGCATTGCCGGTGCGCCCTCCCGCAGAGCTGAAGTTTGTATCGCTTGCGGCAAAGTCTGGCATATTCGTGTGGCCTAAGAGGATCGCCCCCGCTGCGCGCAGGTTTTTCACAATCGATGCATCAGTCGAGGGAATGAATTCTTTGCCGGCGATGTTAAAGCCCGACCATCCGTCGCTGGTGATCACTCCGGTGATACAGGTGTTGTCCTTGATGAGGATTGGTACGCCCCAGAGCGGACCATGCCGTCCCTTTTCCGCCTCCTCATGCGCTGCGGCGGCAAGCGCACCTATCGCATCAACGTGGATTACGGGTCGATAGACAGGGTTATAGCGCGCGATGCGGTCGAGGTACCACTGGGTCACCTGCGTAACGGTGTACTTATGATGGGCGTACAGGGCATGCAGGCGAGGAACATCGATCTCGAGCAGATCCCGATCCATCTGGCTGCTGGCGTCTGATCGCGACGAGGCGTGCTGGCTGTACAAGGCCGGTGAGACTAACAGGCTCATAGCCAAGGCGCAGGTAAAGCGTTTGCGGTGCACGGGGAACTCCTGAAGGTCCAGATAACCAGCGTGGACTCAGGATACCTTGAGGCGGAGCTTACATGGCAGGCGGATGGTGTGGATCGATGTGCTGCATATCCTTGAGAGACTTGGCTTTTACGCCACCCGGATTAACGGCGTCGCGCAGTTCCTTCGATGGCTTGAAGAAGGGAACTCGCTTGGCTGGTACGTCGACTTTATCGCCGGTCTTTGGGTTGCGCCCAGTCCGTGCCTTACGCTGGCGGGTGCGAAAGCTGCCGAAACCACGAATCTCGATCTTGTCGCCAGACTTCAGGGCGCCAATTACGGAGTCGAAGAGTGTCTCGACGATGATTTCGCCGTCCCTGCGTGTGAGGTCGCCGAGGGAGGTGACTTTATCGACGAGGTCTGCTTTGGTCATGGATCGTACTCCCTTGGATTCGCAGGACGTTCTCTAACCGCCCGTAAGTCTCTGAGGAGATTGTAAAGGGTGCAAGGCTGCGTAACGCAACTCGCTTGAAATGATGTCCCAGGAAAACAGGGGAAAGTCGTCAATTGAGTGCCTTGTGGCACTACATCGGCTTTACGGGTGCTGACCCAGGACGCCGTCACGAACAGCCACCGATAGCGGCGTCGCCACGGGCGTAGCTGCACCTACCAGTTCGGTTACCGGTGCGCCAGTGAAGATTGTCCAGGTATTCCCCGAGCTGTCTATGGCGATGCCCTCCGCCAGATAGTTTGGCCCGTTGTATCCCAACGGTACGGAGAGCATCGATCCAGTAGAGCTGAACTCGGACAGGCCACTCACGGAAGTGCTTCCCGGAGAGTTGAATACCCGGTAGTTAACAGGAGCCCAGATGTTGTTGGTCCCGTCGAGCACCATACTGAACGCTCCGAAATCTGGACAGGATATGGTGGGCGACTGCTGTCCAGCGAAACAGGTCCAGAAGGTCAGATTCGAATCCCCGTCCGGGGCGATCCTGGTCACACGGCCTGAAGAGCTCAGGACAAGAGCATTGCCGCTGGAATCGATCGTGATAGTGCCGGGAGGTCCGCCGTTACCTCCACTAAGAAACCCTGTAGTTCCCGACAAAACAGCTCCTTTGCTGCTTAGTTTTGTGACATTAAGATCATTATTGTTGGAGATCCAGGCTTCGCCGGCGCTGTCGATAGCAATCCAGCCGGGACTGTTCATGCCTCCGGCGGTGTAGCCCTTTTTACCTGAAAGGATTGTGCCATCTTTGCTCAGCTTGATCACGCTAGGCGGCACGATGTCCCCACCATTCAAGGTCACCCATACATCACCTTTTCCATCGATCGCGAGCTCGCCAGGGCCGTTGATGTTGGTGCCGTTGAAGCCTTCTGTACCGGAAAGTACGGTCCCATCGCTTGCTAATTTGACGATATTTCCATTCATGCCACCGCCGGCAAGGACCCAGGCAGCTCCGTCGAGGCCAATCGCAATCGAGCGCGGAAAGAGCAACCCGCCGCCAGTGAAGCCGCTTGTTCCTGAGAGAATAGCGCCGTTATTCTTCAATTTGAGTACGCTGGAAGTACTTGGGGACAGGCCGCTATCCGTGATCCAGATATCGCCCCTTCCATCAATTGCGATGCCAGCCGGATTGATAAGGGCGCTTGCGGTATAGGTGATGGGCATGGTCCAGTCGTTAGGAACCGCGGAGAGTGTAGGCGCATAGGCTGTACTTGAGGAAGATAGCGTGTACAAGGCCGCTATGTTTGAGCCGGGACTGTGCGCAATGTTGAGCATCGCCTGTACCGTATCCGTCGGGGCGATGCCACCGGGTGATTTTGCATTTGACGAGAGCCCCGAGCAAGCGGCACTGCTGAATCCTGCCGACTGGATACATGCGGCCAGCAGATTGCCTAAAGAGCCTATCTTCGCCTGGGGCACCGTACCGTTGCCCGCGGGAGTCATGGTGCGGACCACACCAGTATGGATGCCGACAAGACTATGAACCGTGGTAAACGCATTGGTAATGCCGATCAAGGCGCGCTCCGTGCCATTGTTTGTACCCACGGTTGCGTTGGCGCTGACGCTGCCAAGTGAGGACATGAAGCCGGACAACGCGTAGGTAGAAGCTACCGTAGTCGCCTCATTGATTACGATAGATGACGAAGCAGCGAGAGCTTTGCAGGAGCCAACCGCGGTCATCAGAGCAATAGAAGGATCATTGCCACCGCCAGCATCTCCCCCGGTAGCCACAAAATAGACGAGCGAATCTGGACTACAGGCGGGCACCGTGGAGAAGACATAGTTTCCGCTTTTGTTTGTAATCCCGGGATTTGACAGGAGTTCGGTCGAAGTTCCCGTATACGTGGTCAGGTCCGCCTCGTAGAGCTGAATGCTGGCTCCAACGACGGCGTGTTGGCCACTTCGCACCTTGATCTTCAAACCACTGACGGCTTGAAGGTCAGTGGTGCTGTCGCCATCGAAAGTGAGATGTGTTGCTGAACATGGAAGAACGCAGGACATGAGGGCGATCGAGATGCTGGTCCCGATGAAAGATACGTAAGACATGAGAGTTCTCCAGGTAGGACGTGAAGCAAGTAGCGGAAAAGCTCACTTTAGACGGCGATAAGCCGTAACGATAGCCTAACTACGTTACAAAGGTACAGACTTCTTTCGTTGATTACTCCGAAGAAGCGTCTCCTGTCCTGTTGGTCATTTAGGCCTTCACGGACGTTGTCCGACGGTGTCATCTCTAACGCCGACTGATAGAGGCGTCACCGGCGTTGCCGCACCGACGTATTCGGCGAGCGTTGGTGTGGCGCCATCTGAGATCCAAACGTTGCCGGAGATATCGACAGCTATGGCAGTTGCGGTGGAGAAACCAGCTTCAAACCCACCGATCTTTGGATTGAGAGAAAAGAACGGTGGTCCCGGGTCGGGGGAGTTCGGAGAGAAGGCAGTTCCTGCACTGGTGAATGCGGAAACGTTGGTGACACCGTTGTTCGCAATCCATTGGGTGC
Coding sequences:
- a CDS encoding HU family DNA-binding protein, which encodes MTKADLVDKVTSLGDLTRRDGEIIVETLFDSVIGALKSGDKIEIRGFGSFRTRQRKARTGRNPKTGDKVDVPAKRVPFFKPSKELRDAVNPGGVKAKSLKDMQHIDPHHPPAM
- the pgeF gene encoding peptidoglycan editing factor PgeF, giving the protein MDLVQVEGWKRFPWLRHGFSTRLGGVSTIYGEGSLNLGWTNEDDPLAVAENRRRLVHAVAAEDSASPLITLRQTHSAVSHVVRTHSEPFVTEQGRALLDGDGLITKLPGVLLGIQTADCVPVMVVDVEKRVVAVFHAGWRGTVRNIVGEGVLRMISEFGSDPGGLVAAVGPSIGACCYKVGEEVQRSFRTHFSGSERLFNDGYLDLWEANRLQLMRSGLASSNVTVIAECTGCAQTKTGARKYFSHRIDKGITGRMMSIVGVV
- a CDS encoding NHL repeat-containing protein gives rise to the protein MSYVSFIGTSISIALMSCVLPCSATHLTFDGDSTTDLQAVSGLKIKVRSGQHAVVGASIQLYEADLTTYTGTSTELLSNPGITNKSGNYVFSTVPACSPDSLVYFVATGGDAGGGNDPSIALMTAVGSCKALAASSSIVINEATTVASTYALSGFMSSLGSVSANATVGTNNGTERALIGITNAFTTVHSLVGIHTGVVRTMTPAGNGTVPQAKIGSLGNLLAACIQSAGFSSAACSGLSSNAKSPGGIAPTDTVQAMLNIAHSPGSNIAALYTLSSSSTAYAPTLSAVPNDWTMPITYTASALINPAGIAIDGRGDIWITDSGLSPSTSSVLKLKNNGAILSGTSGFTGGGLLFPRSIAIGLDGAAWVLAGGGMNGNIVKLASDGTVLSGTEGFNGTNINGPGELAIDGKGDVWVTLNGGDIVPPSVIKLSKDGTILSGKKGYTAGGMNSPGWIAIDSAGEAWISNNNDLNVTKLSSKGAVLSGTTGFLSGGNGGPPGTITIDSSGNALVLSSSGRVTRIAPDGDSNLTFWTCFAGQQSPTISCPDFGAFSMVLDGTNNIWAPVNYRVFNSPGSTSVSGLSEFSSTGSMLSVPLGYNGPNYLAEGIAIDSSGNTWTIFTGAPVTELVGAATPVATPLSVAVRDGVLGQHP
- the aroE gene encoding shikimate dehydrogenase; this translates as MTTTTAKFLRSRISKVCVAITGTTPAEMVEKATAVIKETPFLEFRLDYLNKPLLALPLLKQFFIENTAVIAIATCRRSANGGKFDGTLNGELDVLIKASEAGFHLVDLEIESAEALKKAELQKQREAGAALLISHHDFNSTKDLDRVFARIQVFEPDFVKIVPTAKSLIDNVTLIRFLERVSDSANVVGICMGDAGIISRVLGLRAGGAFTFASASSGDETGPGQIDARSLIDHYRIDQIDAATKIYGVAGNPVKSSLSPIMLNSAFRRETVNAVYLALQATKLPDLLKLIHEIPIQGISVTMPFKQEVMAFLEKTDPLSTKIGACNTILRAPDGKLYGFNTDVSGVIRPLEKRISSLRGAKVLVLGAGGVGRAAIFGLRDKGADVFILNRTPETAQKVAKQSGAKTIKREAIAKTTFDVIINATSVGMAGQKASSLLEPKELNTKLVFDLVYNPLETPLLRMARQQNIPIITGVEMFVQQGARQFEIWTGKPAPEEEMLRVVLHALRKQADTSLEASVAKPVKLKIKAK
- a CDS encoding amidase, which translates into the protein MHRKRFTCALAMSLLVSPALYSQHASSRSDASSQMDRDLLEIDVPRLHALYAHHKYTVTQVTQWYLDRIARYNPVYRPVIHVDAIGALAAAAHEEAEKGRHGPLWGVPILIKDNTCITGVITSDGWSGFNIAGKEFIPSTDASIVKNLRAAGAILLGHTNMPDFAASDTNFSSAGGRTGNAYDVRFSPGGSSGGTATALASNLAVFGQGTDTANSIRIPSSADSLVGLLPTRGLVSIAGIAPLDWLLDNTSPLARDVTDAAIALDVMAGDLRRDPLDFRTADRAANAQKLPYTSYLKRGALKGKRFGVPAFILNPVPAAGAAPDRGAVQLAPETREAFLKALDQMRSAGATIVLDGHILTPEFSQLIRAINTRPYRAEGTMAYLHDFGPSSYKTPEQYEAVAGAKFPPMLLGLGTNATPQRTLESDPDRDTTLFGPQQKALAEYDATLARFHLDGFVYPALQMPPNDETPKPGEPQSRGPHSATGWANKIGVPALVLPGGFYANGIPFGMELSTTRWHDGDLLGYGYAYEQATHNRRQPRLTTP